gaacctatcttcgtcaaaggtgcctagccttctcatccttggcatattagtttcaaggggggtagtaaagacgtcatctcctggcggttgcatgtgtccctgttggcaatcgtagccttaaaaaaaaaaaactatgagtgGCCAGGAAAGAGCGGCACCTATGGGACCGGTTGTGAATTTTTTCTGCTTCATCGTGCAGATTTCGTCTCTTGTCTACACGTGGCCATGCGCTGCTTCTGCGGCGTCAACGAACGGGTCTACGTCAACGATCATCCTAATCGCTGTCCCCGCTGCTCAACCCGATGCCTGTGCTACAACCGCTTGGATGGCACCGTTCCACCTTTTGGACCAGCCGATTCCTTCGTCGACGTCAGCACATCCTGCTGATTTAAACGTCAGCCCGTCGTCGGCGCCTTTCAGTGGCCAGGAAAGAGCGGCAGCTATGGGACCGGTTGTGAATTTTTTCTGCTTCATCGTGCAGATTTCGTCTCTTGTCTACACGTGGCCATGCGCTGCTTCTGCGGCGTCAACGAACGGGTCTACGTCAACGATCATCCTAATCGCTGTCCCCGCTGCTCAACCCGATGCCTGTGCTACAACCGCTTGGATGGCACCGTTCCACCTTTTGGACCAGCCGATTCCTTCGTCGACGTCAGCACATCCTGCTGATTTAAACGTCAGCCCGTCGTCGGCGCCTTTCAGTGGCCAGGAAAGAGCGGCAGCTATGGGACCGGTTGTGAATTTTTTCTGCTTCATCGTGCAGGTTGGTAACCGCCCGTCTTTGTACTCAAAGCGCTCCAGTGATACATGTCTGCTGCTCTTCCCTGGCCCAAGTGTTATATATGACAATGTCTCTGAGTGCTTTCATGTCCTCAAGTTACTTTTGTGCGGGGATATTGAATCAAACCCAGGACCGGACGATAAGGTGCTGACAGCTATTGCTAGCCTTTCAGCTAAAGTAGACTCGCGTCATGCGGAACTTCTTGCCGTACTTTACCAAGTTCAAACCAATCAATCTTTATTAGAACAGAAAGTAACCAACCTTTCTAGCAGGCTAGCGACAGTTGAGACGATGGTAGAATCATATGACTCGGGTCACCATATTCCTGATCTTCCGCAAGCAGTAAATACAGTCATAAGAAACGAAACGACTGCTCTTCATTCCCGACTTGACGAGTTGGAAGATCGCTCTCGTAGAGATAATTTGATATTTTTTGGCATTGCTGACAATGTTTCTGAAGGTTGGGCGCAGAGTGAAAAAATAATCACTGACCTTATATCTCAAAAACTTGACCTCAACCTATCAAATGAAGCAATACAGCGTGCGCATAGGCTTGGTGCCTATGTTCCCAATAAGTGCCGGCCTATTATTGTTAAATTTCAGTCGTCAAAAATAAAGGATAACGTTTTTTATCAGAGGAAGAAGTTTCAACCCTCTAAGGTGTCAGTTAGTGAAGATTTCTCGAGGGCAACACGACAATGCCGAAAAAAGTTACATGAATTTGGTAAAAACTCTGGACAGCCGTACTCGCTACGAGTAAACAAATTGTATATTAACAAGACTGTCTATGTGTATTGCCATGTTACCGACCGTGTGTGCGAACTTGAGACACGCGAGGAGCGCAACAACAGTAACATTGGTAATGCTTCCCCCGTCACTCTTCCAGCTGCTGCCAGTTTACCCGCCCCAGCAACATAGCTAGCACGAACGCAATCAGCCAGTCAGGTGTCCCTGCTGTATTCCAATGTGCGTAGTGTGTGTAACAAGCGCGACGACTTATCTTCCGTTATCGACACGTGTTCTGCGGATGTGGTACTGCTCACAGAAACTTGGCTCTCTTCCGCTATTCATGACTTTGAAATATTGCACTGCGAAGCGGGCTACAAAATTTATCGTTCGGATCGTACTGGTAGTCGAGGCGGTGGTGTGTTGATAGCTGTCCGGGATACTTTCATCTCTAGTGCGATTATGGTCGACACCAACTTAGAATTTGTTAGCGCATGTGTATTTACAGGGCATAGAAAGTTCATTTTCAGTGTGTGCTATAAACCGCCACAGTCTTCAACAGCATTTTGTCAAGAATTACATGATGTCCTAAATAAGTTGACTGTGCGGTTTCCCAAATgtcctttatttctttttggaGATTTTAACTTGCCTTCTATAATCTGGTCTACTGACCCGCCAAGTCTTGTGGAAAATTCAATAGAATGTTCGTCATTTTTGAATGTTTGTTTAGATTTTAACCTTAAGCAACTGGTACTTCAGCCTACTCGTTGCTCACCTCATTCTGCCAATGTACTAGATTTGCTGCTTACGACCACTCCAGAACTCGTCTCACCCCTAGTATTTATGCCCGGTCTAAGTGATCACTGTTTTATTCACTGTAGTATTCATGCACATTTACCTTGCACGAAGCAAGTTAAATTTATTAAAGATTATAAAAACGCCAATTTTGCTGCAATAAATAATGAACTTGCTAATTTCATCACAGACTATATGCCTGGTTTTTATACACGCACCATTCAAGAAAATTGGTTTATATTTAAAGAAAAGGTCGCTGTTTTGATTGACCGCTACATTCCTAAAAAACAGATCCTTTCTTCTTCTAAAGCCCCTTGGTTTAACGCCCATTTGAAGCGCTTACTaaacaagaagaaaaggaaatTCCGCCGAGCAAAAGTGGTGATGACGCCTGAGCGTTGGCACGCGTACTTCGTCGCTGAACAAGAGTACAAAAACGCCATTGCGCAGGCTAAAAATGTATTCCACAACATTACCCTACCCACTCTACTGAAAGATAATCCCCGGCAATTTTGGAATATAGTTCGTGGCAGCAGATCTACAACGTTTCACCTACTAGATAGCAATGGTGATGCTGTTTCCAATCGTGACTGCTGCAATGTGATGAATGATgtatttgtttcttgtttttctggGGCAACACCCTTTTCTATGCCTTCTGTCGaagacctttctttttttcctatggATTTCATATCTGTTGATTCATCTGGAGTGTGCCgtataatagaaaaaatgaaattgtctAGCTCTGCAGGCAACGACGGCATCAATTCAAagttcttaaaaaacacaaaacttTATTCTTCCATTATACTCGCTGAACTTTTTTCGCAGTCTTTGCAGTCTTCCACTTTGCCAGATGATTGGAAGGTGGGTAAGGTGGTTCCacttcacaaatcaggtaacacccACTCTCCCctcaattacaggccaatatctttaaccaGTGTACCCTGCAAACTTCTCGAGCACATCATCTATTCAAACTTAGTATCTTTTCTCGAATCCAACTCATTTTTTTCCCCTTGGCAACACGGTTTCAGGAAGCACTTCTCTTGTGAAACGCAGTTACTTTCTTTTACTAACGATCTTTTTCGTGCTTTCGACAATAATTTCATTATCGATTGCATCTTTTTAGATTACGCTAAAGCcttcgacactgtttcgcataCTCTCCTTCTTCTCAAAATGAGCAAGCTAAGTATAGATCCTAACATCCTTGACTGGATTCACTGTTTTCTAACAAACCGTCTGCAGTATGTTCATGCTAATAATTATAACTCTCCTACCGTTGCTGTAACATCAGGCGTACCACAGGGTTCGGTTTTAGGTCcattgctttttcttatttatattaatgatttgcctgtcGGAATTAATTCTACCATTAggctttttgctgatgattgcgtactGTATCGTGTCATTCATAATCAACATGACGTTTCTACATTGCAGTCCGACATTGACGCTGTTTCTAACTGGTGCGACAAGTGGCTCATGAAATTAAACATCAGTAAGTGTAAAGTTATGAGAGTAATGCACCACAATAAAGTCAATGACCATTTTTCCTATACCCTCAAAAACTCCTCTTTAAACCCCGTTACTAGTTACCGTTACCTTGGCGTGCATATAACCCACAACCTCTCTTGGAATATGCATGTTGAACATGTTATTAATAACGCTGATCGCATGCTTGGATTTCTCCGCCGTCATTTTTCATCCGTTCCTTCAGATTTAAAACTTAAATTGTACACAACACTCGTTAGATCGAAATTGGAATACGCTTGTTCTATTTGGGATCCATTTAGCTCCGTATTAACTACAGCCCTTGAATCCGTTCAGAACCGTGCAGCTCGTTTTGTGCTCTCTAACTACAACCGCTACGCCAGTGTTTCTTCAATGAAAGCTACCCTAGGATTACCAACACTTAAGTCACGCCGTAAGTACTTCCGTCTCAACCTATTTCACAAAATCTTTTACACGAATCCAACACTTAAAAATGATCTTTTCCTTCCCCCAGATTATGTATCACCACGGTTAGACCATCATCTTAAAGTTAAAGTTCCCATATGCCGCACTAACACTTACCATGCTTCTTTTTTGCCTCAAACAAGCAGTGACTGGAACCATCTTCCTGCCTCCATTGCTGCAATCGAAGAATCTGCCGCCTTCAAAATTGCAGTTATTGATATATTGTTGTcagaccactcctctctgtaatgccctcgggccctgagagtatgaaaataaataaataaataaataaagcagaggagtgcagtcattgcttcatttcaagttgggtggtagtgattcagaatgttctcagagggtggagaaaaaaaaaaggaaacacccaaagtaggagtggtgtgctgccaatggtggccgctacagacacgaaaaaagcaaagagcttgaaagttcgaagctAGCAGACGGTCCCCCCGTTTGGCCATCACGAAGGGTTGCTGACGACATtggcctatgctgttctcgaacatctatgaatgggaatcataagaaagaggttacaaaaaggcacaagagagaagcaggcggctacttttaaatgccaagatttcaaaggtaagcgacaccagatgtgtttGGAAGACCACGTGATTATtggggaaggtcattggttaaaatatgcttttaCTATCCCCATAGGTGTCCCGCTCAAcgaaattgcctcaagaatttggcggcatgttggcataGAAATTGGCAAGTTGGGAATGCAAAGGGaataagcaactacgagagaaacacaaaagaaaaaaaaagaaaaaaaaggcggattggtgataggcgacacgctagcgttaacaaacgaggaaaggaaaaagagacgcagagaaatttgtggcttggcaaagacttaatggtgcacggtaggagtgttttttgaagcgacaaaagaggaaagaaagctgtggttgaaaggttccggaaaataaaaacttcgtagttgtgtgtatatagacacaGGTATATCTATAATTAAAGTCTTAAAAATTTAGAGTGAATAATATTATTACAATATGTAGGCTAGgagtgattccatgtaataccagttatgtctatttgaaggttgaacgtttCCAGTTGCTAATTATGGCCGCAAATATGCAATGGCTCTCAGCGATTCCAAATTACCACGTGCAACATGAATTCCTGATGGGTGTAGGGACATAAATTTGTGTATAAATTATTATTTTATGTATTTATTCTCTCGTGGTGACCAGAAATTattttgtagaacataaagctttgctttttagaaagtgtggtcctgttggtagaagtgtccggctactactttcggtaaattgtgctttgtgtctgcacggtggcAGTTCAGTCGTACGTGAATTGGCGGCCCACTTTCacctatatattgttttctacagcTGGCACACTAGGgaaagtatattaggttgtttaaaagtgcaggtgaagctctatgtgaccttgtgaatgtagtcagatgctgtgctttttatgttgCTAGCCGGCTGTATTTATTTGCAGGGTGAGCCCCTGGGCTGGCCACAGGGATCAGACGTCCTAGTCTAAGTTTGCGTGAACAAGCATGTCTAAGTTAGCGTTGCAATGGCACGTGCCACGCATTGCTAATTCCCGCAAAACTTAAAGCAAACACTAGGACGTCtggtccctgtggccggcccagatgctccacctgtaaaaatatatagctggctaacaacttaaaaagcacagaatttgactacattcacaaggtcccatcgatcttcatctgcacttcgaacaacctaatatactgtcttaagTGCGCCACCTGCAGACATTATAAAGGCAAAACTGGGCAGCCAAtccacgtaagactgaacggccactgtgcag
Above is a window of Rhipicephalus microplus isolate Deutch F79 chromosome 1, USDA_Rmic, whole genome shotgun sequence DNA encoding:
- the LOC119165496 gene encoding uncharacterized protein LOC119165496, translated to MAPFHLLDQPIPSSTSAHPADLNVSPSSAPFSGQERAAAMGPVVNFFCFIVQISSLVYTWPCAASAASTNGSTSTIILIAVPAAQPDACATTAWMAPFHLLDQPIPSSTSAHPADLNVSPSSAPFSGQERAAAMGPVVNFFCFIVQVGNRPSLYSKRSSDTCLLLFPGPSVIYDNVSECFHVLKLLLCGDIESNPGPDDKVLTAIASLSAKVDSRHAELLAVLYQVQTNQSLLEQKVTNLSSRLATVETMVESYDSGHHIPDLPQAVNTVIRNETTALHSRLDELEDRSRRDNLIFFGIADNVSEGWAQSEKIITDLISQKLDLNLSNEAIQRAHRLGAYVPNKCRPIIVKFQSSKIKDNVFYQRKKFQPSKVSVSEDFSRATRQCRKKLHEFGKNSGQPYSLRVNKLYINKTVYVYCHVTDRVCELETREERNNSNIGNASPVTLPAAASLPAPAT